GCCCTGACCCTAAATTTCTCTCTCAGAGCGGGAGAGGGGCTGGCAAATCTGGCTCCCCTTTGCCCGATCTCCCCGCAAGCGACTGAGTCCATTAGGTAATGGCTGTCTCTGAAATGTCTGAATAATGTCTTAATGGTGAGGCCGCATAGCGCCTCCACTATCAACTCAGAGCAGCCGTCAAGTTAATATTGGCGTAAGGAAGGGTCAATCCGAATAGCATAAGCATCGATGCCTCCCACCACATTTTTTACCTGCTGAAACCCCTGGGAGACGAGCCATGCGCACATGTGTTGCGATCGCATCCCGTGATGACAGAGGACGATGGTTTCCTGATTAGGATCAAACCGTTGGCTAATTTGACCCGACCACGTTTCAAATTGACTCAGGGGCAATAGTTCAAAGCCATCCAGGTGAACGATCGCCCACTCGTGGGGTTCACGCACATCGATTAGCTGTAGTGTCCCCGGGGCAGCCGTGGCTAGCTGTGTAGCGAGTTCTTCCACGCTGATTTGGGTGATGGGGACATCGGCATTGGGAACTGTCATAGCAGGTGTCAGGCGATAATATCCACTTCCTCAGCATAGAGCTAACCGAACCCACTGGGGGGCAAAGCCCGTATGCTTTTGCCCTGCCCCTTGCAGCCAAGTCTCCTTAAAATAGAGGCTAATAGGCAGATAATCGTTCTCTAAACGTTTTTTAGAGCTTTATCACCTTCTTTCTCACCTTACTGAGCAGAACGAGGCAACGGAGCTATGATTTTCCACCCATCAATGGTGATTTTGATTCCGGGGATTATCCTCATGTACTGGGCACAAAGCCGGGTACAAGGCACTTACCAAAAATACTCAGACATGCGTTCCTCCTTGGGGCTAACGGGTGCCCAAGTTGCCGAAACCATTTTGCAACGGATGGGTGTCTCTGGGGTACGGGTTGAGCCTGTCGCGGGTGTCTTGACCGATCACTACGATCCCGCCGCCAAGGCGGTGCGTCTCTCCCAGGGGATCTATGGGTCCAGTTCCCTGGCTGCTGCTGCCGTGGCTGCCCATGAGTGTGGACACGTCTTGCAAGATGTCAAGGGCTATTCACCGATGAACTGGCGGGCAGCCATTGTCCCCGCCGCCAACTTCGGTTCCCAGTTGGGTCCCCTCCTGGTGCTGGGAGGGATACTGTTGAATGCCACGGGTCTGATCAACGTGGGCATCGTCCTCTTTGCCGCTGTGATCGCCTTCCACCTGGTGACCCTACCCGTTGAGTTTGACGCGTCCCGCCGTGCCCTGAAGTTGGTGGATGAATTAGGGATTCTGCAAGGAGATGAGCGGGAGGGTGCCCGTCAAGTTCTCAATGCTGCCGCCTGGACTTACGTAGCCACCGCCTTATATGCGATTCTGCAACTGATTCAATTGTTGATGATTCGCCGCGACTAGGGGTACGCCCCTGTTGCCCCGGCCCCTTAACCCCAAGCACAAAGTTACCCCGGTCTCTCGCGATCGTGGTAACTTCGTGCGCTTTGTGTCTTTGTGGTTATAGCCACGTCTCGATGCCCCACCTGCCAATCCCCAAAGGCCCCTCAGCCCATTCATCCCCTAACAAGCATGACCTCCCCACCTATTCAATGGTATCCCGGCCACATTGCCAAGGCCGAAAAAGCCCTGCTCGACCAACTGAAACGGGTGGATCTGATCCTGGAAGTGCGCGATTTCCGGATTCCCCTAGCTACTGCCCACCCTAAACTCCCCCAGTGGATTGGGAACAAAGCCCATTTGCTGATCTTGAATCGGATGGATATGGTGCCAGCAGCCGTGCAAACCCAATGGCTGCAATGGTTCGAGCAGCAGAATATCTCTGCTTATCCGACTGATGCCAAACAGGGGAAGGGGATCCCTGCGATCCTGCAAGCGGTCCAAACCGTCAGTGTCGGGATTAATCAGCGACGCCAGCAGCGGGGAATGCTCCCCCGACCGGTCCGAGCGGTTGTGATTGGATTTCCGAATGTGGGGAAGTCAGCCTTGATCAATCGTTTACTCAAACGGCGCGTGGTGGAGAGTGCACGGCGGCCTGGGGTAACCCGCCAGTTGCGCTGGGTACGGGTATCGGATCAGATCGAATTACTCGATGCCCCTGGGATTTTGCCAGCGGCCCTCCGCGATCAGGATGCGGCCTTAAATTTGGCGATTTGCGACGATATTGGGGAAGCCGCCTACGACTATCAGCGGGTAGCAGCGGCTCTGGTGGAGCGGCTCAAACGGTTGCAAATCACTGCCCCAGCCCTGTTGCCCCAGTCTCCCTTGGGCAGCCGCTATGGCTTGGAGCCGGAGACATTGACCGGCGAGGACTATGTCGCTCAACTGGCTCACGATCGCCATCACGGGGATAGGGAACGCACGGCCAAGGAGCTACTGAATGACTTTCGCAAAGGCGTGCTGGGGCGGATCCCGCTGGAACTTCCGGATGCATGCCAGAAAGGGCTATAGATGTCTATAGATGCGCTGTCTCTGCCGATCGCGAGCATCTGGAATTTACTCAATACTCACTCCCCGCACGGTTTGGGGACGCTTGCGACCGGCAACGGGGGCTTGGGCAGCTTCCCGATCCTGTTGATGGTGGGCCTGGAAGTAGGATTGCCACAGAGCAGGGGCATTGAGGGTTTCGCCGCCGTGCTGGGTGAGTCGCTGACGGACTTGACAGAGCACAGGGGTATTCACACAAGCTCCGGCAATAATCACCTGGCCCTTGGTGAGGGCGGGAAGTTCTTTGAGCAAATCGCGTCCGGCAGCTTCCACCCCATATTTGAGGCTGTCCTGATCGACCGGATTGACGATGCGCATGATGAACTGGCTCATGCACTGGGAGAGCACATCGGAGTCGAGCTTGCCGGGACGCTGGGTGATTAGCCCGACCCCCAGGCCGAATTTGCGACCCTCACTCAGGATCGTGCGCAGGACGGCCTTGCAGCGGGAGGGTTCGTGGGCCGGGGCAAAGCGGTGGGCCTCTTCCAGGAGAATAAATACG
This DNA window, taken from Trichothermofontia sichuanensis B231, encodes the following:
- a CDS encoding rhodanese-like domain-containing protein; its protein translation is MTVPNADVPITQISVEELATQLATAAPGTLQLIDVREPHEWAIVHLDGFELLPLSQFETWSGQISQRFDPNQETIVLCHHGMRSQHMCAWLVSQGFQQVKNVVGGIDAYAIRIDPSLRQY
- a CDS encoding zinc metallopeptidase; translation: MIFHPSMVILIPGIILMYWAQSRVQGTYQKYSDMRSSLGLTGAQVAETILQRMGVSGVRVEPVAGVLTDHYDPAAKAVRLSQGIYGSSSLAAAAVAAHECGHVLQDVKGYSPMNWRAAIVPAANFGSQLGPLLVLGGILLNATGLINVGIVLFAAVIAFHLVTLPVEFDASRRALKLVDELGILQGDEREGARQVLNAAAWTYVATALYAILQLIQLLMIRRD
- the ylqF gene encoding ribosome biogenesis GTPase YlqF encodes the protein MTSPPIQWYPGHIAKAEKALLDQLKRVDLILEVRDFRIPLATAHPKLPQWIGNKAHLLILNRMDMVPAAVQTQWLQWFEQQNISAYPTDAKQGKGIPAILQAVQTVSVGINQRRQQRGMLPRPVRAVVIGFPNVGKSALINRLLKRRVVESARRPGVTRQLRWVRVSDQIELLDAPGILPAALRDQDAALNLAICDDIGEAAYDYQRVAAALVERLKRLQITAPALLPQSPLGSRYGLEPETLTGEDYVAQLAHDRHHGDRERTAKELLNDFRKGVLGRIPLELPDACQKGL